GCACGTCCTCGCCGTGGTTGGGGATGCGCAGGTCGATCACGTCGAAATAGGTGTCCGGCGTGTCGAGAAACTCCACCCCGGCCGCGCGCATCGCCTCCACCGTGGCGTAGATGTCGTCGGTGAAGCAGGCGATGTGCTGGATGCCTTCGCCGTGGTAGGCGTCCAGGTATTCGTTGATCTGGCTCTTCGGGTCACTCGACTCGTTGAGCGGGATGCGCACGATGCCATCCGGCGCGGTCATCGCCTTGGACACCAGGCCGGTCTTGGCGCCCTTGATGTCGAAGTAGCGGATCTCGCGGAAGTTGAACAGCTTCTCGTAGTAGTCCGACCACTGCTGCATGTTGCCGAAATGCAGGTTGTGGGTGAGGTGGTCGATGAAGGTGAGGCCGTAGCCCTTCGGGTTCGGCTCGGCGCCGGGAATCGGCGCGTAATCGGCGGCGTAGGCGTCGCCCGCGCGCGGCACCAGGTACAGCATGCAGTCGCCGATACCCTTGACCACCGGCACCTCGAGCGCGCGGCTGCCCGGCTTGTGCGTGACCGCCTCGCCGCCGTTGGCCAGCACCGCCGCCTCGACCTCAGCCACCGGCTTGCGGAAGCGGATCGCGAAGCCGCAGGCGCTGGGGCCGTGTTTCGCGGCGAAATCGGCAGCGAACGAATCGGGATCCTCGTTGACCAGCAGGTTCACTCCGTTCTGCCGGTAGACGGTGATCGCGCGGGTCTTGTGCTTCAGCACGGCGCTGAAGCCCATCCGCTTGAACAGCGCGTGCAACTCGTGGGCGCGGCCGGCCGGGGCGGCGAACTCGACGAACTCGAAGCCGTCGATGCCCATCGGATTCTTGAACGTAGTGATCTGCATGCCGGGGTTGGGCTGGGCGTTCATGGCGCTCTCCTCTGAGTCGGTGCACGATGGCTGCACGCAAGCGTGCCACCCGCAAGATTGGCCTTGCGTTATAGTTTCATTTGAAACCATTTGCAAGGATCACCGCCGCAATGCCCGCCAAGCACAAGCCCGCCCCTGCCACGGCCGAGCATGCCCCGCTGCAGCTGGAACACTTCCTGCCGTACCGGCTGTCGATCCTGTCCAACACGACCAGCCAGGCGATCGCCGACGATTACCAGAGCCGTTTCGACCTCTCGGTGACCGAATGGCGGGTGATGGCGGTGCTGGGGCGCTACGCGGGCCTGTCCGCGCGCGAGGTGGCCGAGCGCACCGCGATGGACAAGGTGGCAGTGAGCCGGGCGCTGGCGCGACTGGTGGCCGCAGGCCGGGTGGACCGCGCCACCCACGCAGAGGACAAGCGTCGCTCGGTGCTCCACCTCAGCGCCGCGGGCTGGGCCTTGCACGATGAGGTGGCCCCGATGGCCCGCATGCGTGAACGCGAACTGCTGACCAAACTCGACGCGGAAGAGCGTGCATGGCTGACCCGGATCCTGGACAAGTTGCTGGCCGGGAGCGGCTGACAGACGGCAGCCGCCGGGGCGCCTGGAGACGGCCCGGCCGATCGCTCCGCCCGGTCGCCCTGCCGGGCGGCGGCACGAGCGGAATACGACGACTCACGCCGTGGCGGAAGCCGGCGAGGCACCCAGCAGCTGGCGCAGCATGTACGGCAGGATGCCGCCGTGACGGTAATAGGCCGCCTCGGCGGGCGTGTCGATGCGCACGATGGCATCGAACGCGCGCTCCCTGCCCTGCGCGTCGGTGGCTTTCACGCGCACGTCGTGCGCCGGCGCCTCGCGGCCGGCCAGGCCGGCGATCTCGAAGGTCTCCTCGCCGGACAGGCCCAGCGTGTCCGCATTCTGGCCATCCTGGAACTGCAGCGGCAGCACGCCCATGCCGATCAGGTTGGAGCGGTGGATGCGTTCGTAGGACTGCGCGATCACCGCCCGCACACCGAGCAGTGCCGTGCCCTTCGCCGCCCAGTCGCGCGACGAACCGGAGCCGTATTCCTTGCCGGCCAGGATCACCAGCGGCGTGCCGGCGGCAAGGTAGTTGACCGAGGCGTCGAAGATCGTGCTCACCGGGCCGCCCGGCCGCGTGAAGTCGCGGGTGAAGCCGCCTTCGGTACCCGGCGCCAGCTGGTTGCGCAGACGGATGTTGGCGAAGGTGCCGCGGATCATCACCTCGTGGTTGCCGCGGCGCGAACCGTAGGAATTGAAATCCTTGCGCTCCACGCCGTGTCCGGCGAGGTATTTACCGGCAGGCGAATCCACCTTGATCGCGCCGGCCGGACTGATGTGGTCGGTGGTCACCGAATCACCCAGCCGGGCCAGCACGCGCGCGCCGCGGATGTCGGTCAACGGCGCCGGCTCGCGCCCCACGCCATCGAAATACGGCGGCTGACGCACATAGGTGGAATCCGCATCCCACTGGAATGCGTTCCCCTCGGGTACCCGCAGGCTGCGCCAGTTGTCGTCACCGGCGAACACGTCGGCATATCCCTTGGCGAACATGTCGGCCTTCACGCAGGCAGCGATGACATCCTGGATCTCGCGGTTCGAGGGCCAGATGTCGCGCAGGTACACCGGCTTGCCGTCACTGCCGATGCCCAGCGGGTCCTTGAGCAGGTTGGTGTGCATCGTGCCCACCAGCGCATAGGCCACCACCAGCAGCGGCGAGGCCAGGAAGTTCATCTGCGACTGCGGGTGGATGCGCCCCTCGAAATTGCGATTGCCCGAGAGCACCGCGCACACGTTGAGGTCGTGCTCGGCCACCGCCGCGGCCACTTCGGGAATCAGCGGGCCGGAGTTGCCGATGCAGGTGGTGCAGCCGTAGCCGACCAGGTTGAAGCCGAGCTTATCCAGGTACGGCGTGAGTCCGGCCCGGTCGTAGTAATCCGTGACCACGCGCGAACCCGGCGCCAGCGAGGTCTTGACCCAGGGTCTGCGGCTCAGGCCCTTCTCGACCGCGCGTTTGGCCAGCAGGCCGGCGCCGATCATCACCAGCGGATTGGAGGTGTTGGTGCATGAGGTGATCGCGGCGATGACCACGTGCCCGTTGTCCAGTCGGGCGCTGCCGCCGCTGGCCATGGCGATCTCCACCGGCGCGTGCGGCCAGTCGTGATCGATGTC
This genomic stretch from Rhodanobacter thiooxydans harbors:
- a CDS encoding MarR family winged helix-turn-helix transcriptional regulator — its product is MPAKHKPAPATAEHAPLQLEHFLPYRLSILSNTTSQAIADDYQSRFDLSVTEWRVMAVLGRYAGLSAREVAERTAMDKVAVSRALARLVAAGRVDRATHAEDKRRSVLHLSAAGWALHDEVAPMARMRERELLTKLDAEERAWLTRILDKLLAGSG
- a CDS encoding aconitate hydratase, with translation MSSDSFGTRDQLTVDDTRYQIHRLDRIRTAHRLPYSLKVLLENLLRNEDGHLITREQIQSLADWQPKATGQQEVQYTPARVLMQDFTGVPCVVDLVAMRDAIIALGGDPQRINPLVPSELVIDHSVIVDAFGQDDAFSINAQLEFERNVERYQMLRWAQHAFDNFKVVPPDTGICHQVNLEYLSRVVFTREGPDGMLAYPDTLVGTDSHTPMVNGLGVLGWGVGGIEAEAAMLGQPMSMLIPQVVGIKLTGEFPPGTTATDLVLTVAELLRKTGVVGKFVDFYGPGVARIPLANRATLGNMSPEYGATCAIFPIDDETLAYLRLTGRPEHQVRLVETYAKTQGLWHDPDHEAEYSQTLELDLGTLESSIAGPKRPQDRIPVRIAPDAVGALLGGQPYEKAIVGRLDEAIDESFPASDPVSIVRGSASDAPHAPGHCDIDHDWPHAPVEIAMASGGSARLDNGHVVIAAITSCTNTSNPLVMIGAGLLAKRAVEKGLSRRPWVKTSLAPGSRVVTDYYDRAGLTPYLDKLGFNLVGYGCTTCIGNSGPLIPEVAAAVAEHDLNVCAVLSGNRNFEGRIHPQSQMNFLASPLLVVAYALVGTMHTNLLKDPLGIGSDGKPVYLRDIWPSNREIQDVIAACVKADMFAKGYADVFAGDDNWRSLRVPEGNAFQWDADSTYVRQPPYFDGVGREPAPLTDIRGARVLARLGDSVTTDHISPAGAIKVDSPAGKYLAGHGVERKDFNSYGSRRGNHEVMIRGTFANIRLRNQLAPGTEGGFTRDFTRPGGPVSTIFDASVNYLAAGTPLVILAGKEYGSGSSRDWAAKGTALLGVRAVIAQSYERIHRSNLIGMGVLPLQFQDGQNADTLGLSGEETFEIAGLAGREAPAHDVRVKATDAQGRERAFDAIVRIDTPAEAAYYRHGGILPYMLRQLLGASPASATA
- the hppD gene encoding 4-hydroxyphenylpyruvate dioxygenase; the protein is MNAQPNPGMQITTFKNPMGIDGFEFVEFAAPAGRAHELHALFKRMGFSAVLKHKTRAITVYRQNGVNLLVNEDPDSFAADFAAKHGPSACGFAIRFRKPVAEVEAAVLANGGEAVTHKPGSRALEVPVVKGIGDCMLYLVPRAGDAYAADYAPIPGAEPNPKGYGLTFIDHLTHNLHFGNMQQWSDYYEKLFNFREIRYFDIKGAKTGLVSKAMTAPDGIVRIPLNESSDPKSQINEYLDAYHGEGIQHIACFTDDIYATVEAMRAAGVEFLDTPDTYFDVIDLRIPNHGEDVPRLARNKILIDADPETKKRLLLQIFTQNVIGPIFFEIIQRKGNEGFGEGNFQALFESIERDQMKRGFL